A stretch of the Poseidonibacter parvus genome encodes the following:
- a CDS encoding chemotaxis protein CheW, whose amino-acid sequence MDNSLINYKGINIKKDLYPIIKYIEDVDKYREELGRLSSSWDVLALLGQLGDINIDIEKIKGNFLNLTSTLLNHLSEQQIDKVRHEMRFKAQVAIDIVIRNLFERTADIGFLATDDDIRYFLKNYVSKYDDKSNELSLNMIERFKEYVEKYSVYFDIVLADTKGNILVRLDDSTDVKKISSKQVEKILNTSEDYVETYKFHHFLPQYKKSLVYSYKVTENNSPNSKNIGILSLCFKFTGEMNDIFNNLIDESNKECLTILDEEGFVIASSDKNHIPLNAQLPIIINEEYKLISFAGRDYIAKSCDTNGYQGFMGLKWYGHIMIPLEHAFLSDVLNDIKYEPSVIDAMISNKDHFSKDLKDVFNKSNSIQDNLKRIIWNGNIAQSKYNSVNRDFSKSLLTEIGLTGTKANASLSNLNQTIISSILKNSEFLSSLAIDIMDRNLYERANDCRWWALTSYFREALENIENINTKKDELSSILKYINDLYTVYTNIFIFDKNGKVIAVSNKEEEYLLGKIINTKWVEDTFTLKDTSKYCVSNFEKTNLYNNESTYIYSSAIRSIKNSSNIIGGIALVFDSTPELYTMLADTLPKHSDGKKVNGIFAVFTNRNKEIISTTNKSLEIGSLLNLEDDFFSINNGTQKSKIVKIADTYFAIGVKCSSGYREYKSEADDYKNDILSFTFIKIGEDKNNNTSTTINKYINNINKKKTGNSVELATFNIGSKFLAVKAKCVIESIGIDDLQSSIEMDKTNHFKGMVIYKEKLIAVLDIRDFINEEITDDELKDIILLEYDKDNIDHCVGILVSSLEHSSLVEEKSIQHIQNHFLGSGTLIESLVDIDEYEKSKVAMLLNIQKLDENLTKKI is encoded by the coding sequence ATGGATAATTCATTAATTAATTACAAAGGGATAAATATAAAAAAAGATTTATACCCAATAATAAAATATATAGAAGATGTAGATAAATATAGAGAAGAGTTGGGACGATTAAGCTCATCATGGGATGTTTTAGCATTACTTGGACAATTAGGTGATATAAACATTGATATAGAAAAAATAAAAGGTAACTTTTTAAACTTAACTTCAACACTACTAAATCATTTAAGTGAACAACAAATTGATAAAGTTAGACATGAAATGAGATTTAAAGCACAAGTGGCTATTGATATAGTTATTAGAAACTTATTTGAAAGAACTGCGGATATTGGTTTTTTAGCTACAGATGATGATATTAGATATTTTCTAAAAAATTATGTTTCAAAATATGATGATAAAAGTAATGAATTAAGTCTTAATATGATTGAAAGATTCAAAGAGTATGTTGAAAAATACTCTGTTTATTTTGATATTGTATTAGCAGATACAAAAGGTAATATTCTAGTTAGACTTGATGACTCAACTGATGTTAAAAAGATTTCTTCAAAACAAGTTGAAAAAATTTTAAATACTTCTGAAGATTATGTTGAAACTTATAAATTTCACCATTTTTTACCTCAATATAAAAAATCTCTTGTTTACTCATATAAAGTTACAGAAAATAATAGTCCAAATTCAAAGAATATTGGTATCTTATCTTTATGTTTTAAGTTCACAGGTGAGATGAATGATATTTTTAATAATTTAATTGATGAATCTAACAAAGAGTGTTTAACAATACTTGATGAAGAAGGTTTTGTAATTGCATCAAGTGACAAAAATCATATTCCTTTAAATGCACAGTTACCAATAATTATAAATGAAGAATATAAGTTAATTAGCTTTGCAGGACGTGATTATATAGCAAAAAGTTGTGATACAAATGGCTACCAAGGTTTTATGGGATTAAAATGGTATGGACATATTATGATACCTTTAGAACATGCATTCTTAAGTGATGTTTTAAATGATATTAAATATGAACCAAGTGTAATTGACGCAATGATATCAAATAAAGATCATTTTTCTAAAGATTTAAAAGATGTTTTTAATAAAAGTAATTCTATTCAAGACAACTTGAAAAGGATTATTTGGAATGGTAATATTGCACAGAGCAAATATAACTCTGTTAATAGAGACTTCTCAAAATCTTTATTAACTGAAATTGGATTAACAGGAACAAAAGCGAATGCATCGCTTTCAAATTTAAATCAAACAATAATAAGCTCAATTTTAAAAAATAGTGAATTTTTATCATCTTTAGCAATTGATATAATGGATAGAAACCTTTATGAAAGAGCTAACGATTGTAGGTGGTGGGCTTTAACTTCATATTTTAGGGAAGCTTTAGAAAATATTGAAAATATAAATACAAAAAAAGATGAATTATCATCCATTTTAAAATATATTAATGATTTATATACTGTATATACAAATATATTTATTTTTGATAAAAATGGAAAAGTTATTGCAGTTTCAAATAAAGAAGAAGAGTATTTACTAGGAAAAATAATTAATACAAAATGGGTGGAAGATACATTCACATTAAAAGATACTTCTAAGTATTGTGTATCAAATTTTGAAAAAACAAATCTTTATAATAATGAATCAACTTATATTTATTCTTCTGCAATAAGATCTATAAAAAACTCATCAAATATAATTGGCGGTATTGCTCTTGTTTTTGATTCTACCCCTGAGTTATATACAATGTTAGCTGACACCTTACCAAAACATTCTGATGGAAAAAAAGTTAATGGTATCTTTGCTGTTTTTACAAATAGAAATAAAGAAATAATTTCAACAACTAATAAAAGTTTAGAAATTGGAAGTCTTTTAAATTTAGAAGATGACTTTTTTAGTATTAATAATGGGACACAAAAAAGTAAAATTGTAAAAATTGCAGATACTTATTTTGCAATTGGAGTTAAATGTTCTTCTGGATATAGAGAATATAAAAGTGAAGCTGATGATTATAAAAATGATATTTTATCTTTTACTTTTATTAAAATAGGAGAGGATAAGAATAATAATACATCTACTACTATAAATAAATATATTAATAATATAAATAAGAAAAAAACAGGAAATAGTGTTGAATTAGCAACATTTAATATCGGAAGTAAATTTTTAGCAGTTAAGGCCAAATGTGTGATTGAGTCAATAGGAATTGATGATTTACAATCTTCAATTGAAATGGATAAAACAAATCATTTTAAAGGTATGGTTATTTATAAAGAAAAGTTAATTGCAGTTTTAGATATTAGAGATTTTATAAATGAAGAAATAACTGATGATGAATTAAAGGATATAATATTATTAGAATATGATAAAGATAATATTGACCATTGTGTAGGAATTTTAGTATCTTCTTTAGAACATAGCTCTCTTGTAGAAGAAAAATCAATTCAACATATTCAAAACCATTTCTTAGGATCAGGAACACTAATTGAAAGTTTAGTTGATATTGATGAATATGAAAAGTCTAAAGTTGCAATGCTTTTAAATATTCAAAAACTAGATGAAAATTTAACTAAAAAGATTTAA
- a CDS encoding YgiQ family radical SAM protein has translation MSNINKPNKFLPTTKEEMSERGWDELDVVLITGDAYIDSPFMGIAVVGRILEDIGLRVGIIGQPDVNSDVDVKRLGEPKLFWGVSGGSIDSMVSNYTATKKFRNSDDYTAGGKNERRPDRATLVYTNLIRRYFKGTVPIVLGGIEASLRRLTHYDYWSNKLRKPILFDTKADYMIYGMGEQAIIDLGNTLRNGGDPRNIRGLCYISKEPVEDYIQIPSHQECLDDKGNYIDLFKTFYDNNDPVYSKGLCQGVDSRYLIQNPPSDHMDEKEMDKIASYPYQRDVHPYDGKHGKVKCLETIKFSIMTHHGCWGECNFCAIAAHQGRTIRTRSEENILKEAKHFTTIKDFKGIISDVGGPTANMYGYECKKKEKLGTCVDNKRCVDAHRLCRTMKVDHSRNIKLLKDIRQIPGIKKAFVASGVRYDLITADKKHGESYLKEMVDHHISGQMKVAPEHTNDEVLHHMGKPGKQTLIDFKKMYDDLNKKSGKKQFLTYYLIAAHPGCEEKHMHDLKQFTTHELKMNPEQAQVFIPTPGTYSAVMYYTEMDPFTKKKIFVEKDPRRKEKQKEIVVPRTNHNVARAKKMANAGMQG, from the coding sequence ATGAGTAATATTAATAAGCCAAATAAATTTTTACCTACTACTAAAGAAGAGATGAGTGAGCGTGGATGGGATGAGCTTGATGTTGTTTTAATAACAGGTGATGCTTATATTGATTCACCATTTATGGGAATTGCTGTAGTTGGAAGAATTCTTGAAGATATTGGTCTTCGAGTTGGAATTATTGGACAACCTGATGTAAATAGTGATGTTGATGTTAAAAGATTAGGTGAGCCAAAACTATTCTGGGGAGTAAGTGGTGGAAGTATTGATTCAATGGTTTCAAATTATACTGCTACAAAAAAGTTTAGAAACTCAGATGATTATACTGCTGGTGGAAAAAACGAAAGAAGACCAGATAGAGCAACTTTAGTTTATACAAACTTAATTAGAAGATATTTTAAAGGCACAGTGCCAATTGTACTTGGTGGAATTGAAGCTAGTCTTCGAAGATTAACTCACTATGATTATTGGTCTAATAAACTTAGAAAACCAATTTTATTTGATACAAAAGCTGATTACATGATTTATGGAATGGGTGAGCAAGCTATTATAGATTTAGGAAACACTTTAAGAAATGGTGGTGATCCTAGAAATATTAGAGGACTTTGTTATATTTCAAAAGAACCAGTAGAAGATTATATTCAAATACCAAGTCATCAAGAGTGTTTAGACGATAAAGGTAATTATATAGATTTATTCAAAACATTTTATGACAATAATGACCCTGTATACTCAAAAGGCTTATGTCAAGGTGTTGATTCAAGATATTTAATACAAAACCCACCAAGTGATCATATGGATGAAAAAGAAATGGATAAAATTGCATCTTATCCATATCAAAGAGATGTACATCCTTATGATGGAAAACATGGAAAAGTTAAATGTTTAGAAACAATTAAGTTTTCAATTATGACACACCACGGATGTTGGGGAGAGTGTAACTTCTGTGCAATTGCTGCTCACCAAGGTAGAACTATTCGTACTAGAAGTGAAGAGAATATTTTAAAAGAAGCAAAACACTTTACAACTATTAAAGATTTTAAAGGAATTATTTCTGATGTTGGAGGACCAACAGCAAATATGTATGGTTATGAGTGTAAGAAAAAAGAAAAACTTGGAACTTGTGTTGATAACAAAAGATGTGTAGATGCACATAGATTATGTAGAACAATGAAAGTTGATCATAGTAGAAATATAAAATTATTAAAAGATATTAGACAAATACCTGGGATTAAAAAAGCTTTTGTAGCTTCTGGTGTTCGATATGATTTAATTACAGCTGATAAAAAACATGGAGAAAGCTATTTAAAAGAGATGGTTGACCATCACATTTCAGGACAAATGAAAGTTGCACCTGAGCATACAAATGATGAGGTTTTACATCACATGGGGAAACCAGGAAAACAAACACTTATTGATTTTAAAAAAATGTATGATGATTTAAATAAAAAATCAGGTAAAAAACAGTTCTTAACATATTACTTAATAGCAGCGCATCCAGGTTGTGAAGAGAAACATATGCATGATTTAAAACAGTTTACTACACATGAATTAAAAATGAATCCAGAACAAGCCCAAGTATTTATTCCAACTCCTGGAACTTATTCTGCTGTAATGTATTATACAGAAATGGACCCTTTTACAAAGAAAAAAATATTTGTAGAAAAAGACCCAAGAAGAAAAGAAAAACAAAAAGAAATTGTAGTACCAAGAACAAACCATAATGTTGCACGTGCTAAAAAAATGGCAAATGCAGGAATGCAAGGATAA
- a CDS encoding adenylate kinase gives MKKLFLIIGAPGSGKTTDAELIALKHDSITHYSTGDMLRAEIASGSERGAIIDASVSKGNIVPLEIVIETILSAIKNSPTNTVVIDGYPRSIEQMTELDKYLENENEVSLQSVIEVAVSKETAFQRVLGRAADAEIVRDDDNEEVFLNRMKLYTDPLKEIQEFYNKKNLLKQISGEGTIEAIVNEMNAFIQTKI, from the coding sequence ATGAAGAAACTTTTTTTAATTATTGGAGCTCCTGGCTCTGGAAAAACAACTGATGCAGAATTAATTGCTTTAAAACATGATTCAATCACTCATTATTCAACAGGTGATATGCTAAGAGCAGAAATTGCAAGTGGAAGTGAGCGTGGAGCTATTATTGATGCAAGTGTTTCAAAAGGAAATATTGTGCCTTTAGAGATTGTTATTGAAACAATTTTAAGTGCAATTAAAAATTCTCCTACAAATACAGTTGTAATTGATGGATATCCAAGATCAATTGAGCAAATGACTGAACTTGATAAGTATTTAGAAAATGAAAATGAAGTATCATTGCAAAGTGTTATTGAAGTTGCTGTATCAAAAGAGACTGCATTTCAAAGAGTACTTGGTCGTGCAGCAGATGCTGAGATTGTAAGAGATGATGATAATGAAGAAGTATTTTTAAATAGAATGAAATTATATACAGATCCTTTAAAAGAAATCCAAGAGTTTTATAATAAAAAAAACCTTTTAAAACAAATTTCAGGTGAAGGTACTATTGAAGCAATTGTTAATGAAATGAATGCCTTTATACAAACAAAAATCTAA
- a CDS encoding competence/damage-inducible protein A: MTSNKKVNFYSVIIGTELLNGRRKDAHFPFLNQELLKRGWEHKASFVIEDDPTLMNNVFNLIKADENSVMFCFGGIGSTPDDYTRVAAAKAFTNYKMEFHEEAKQLIENQFKEEAYPHRIHMSYLPINAKLLKNVVNNVPGFYLKKRFFFTPGFPSMSQAMVVEALEKYYPTSIPKYRVVLTASCSENDLIDVMLKVSKDLDLSVLPKFKDEKRKAVISLAGFDKNHVDENFELFTNFLENNKIEYILKDISL; the protein is encoded by the coding sequence ATGACAAGTAATAAAAAAGTTAATTTTTATAGTGTTATTATAGGAACAGAACTTTTAAATGGGCGTAGAAAAGATGCCCATTTCCCTTTTTTAAATCAAGAACTTCTTAAACGAGGATGGGAACACAAAGCTTCTTTTGTAATAGAAGATGACCCAACATTAATGAATAATGTTTTTAATCTTATTAAAGCTGATGAAAACTCAGTGATGTTTTGTTTTGGAGGAATTGGCTCTACACCTGATGATTATACAAGAGTAGCTGCTGCTAAAGCTTTTACAAACTATAAAATGGAGTTTCATGAAGAGGCTAAACAATTAATAGAAAATCAATTTAAAGAAGAAGCTTATCCTCATAGAATTCATATGTCTTATCTTCCAATAAATGCAAAACTTTTAAAAAATGTAGTAAATAATGTGCCTGGATTTTATCTAAAGAAAAGATTTTTCTTTACTCCTGGATTTCCATCTATGAGTCAAGCTATGGTAGTAGAAGCTTTAGAAAAATACTACCCAACTTCAATACCAAAATATAGAGTGGTATTAACTGCATCATGTAGTGAAAATGACTTAATAGATGTTATGCTAAAAGTATCAAAAGACTTAGACTTATCAGTATTACCTAAATTCAAAGATGAAAAAAGAAAAGCAGTTATTTCATTAGCTGGTTTTGACAAAAATCATGTCGATGAAAATTTTGAATTATTCACAAACTTTCTAGAAAATAATAAAATTGAATATATATTAAAAGATATTAGTTTATAA
- a CDS encoding nitrate- and nitrite sensing domain-containing protein, translating into MNFINNLAIKKKLLLLVSLPLLGLLYFSFSQNITIYKEISKIEKIEVGIEFAQAISLLLHETQKERGMTAGFIGSKGEKFAESLLKQRNLTNEKMELFLIAKDKIHNSSHSERLAQKINIVIERMQNIEKIRKSVDNQTISLVNAISYYTNTNKLLLDSVVVLSKLTDNADISQRITAFASFLLSKERAGIERAIGTNTLSRDSFAPGMREKLNKLVSEQDSYIATFKHYATKDAIDFYTQTVKGKEVDEVNRIRQVLVSSVEKHKIIASIGEYVGYGGIIHNFKNFVIRGDEEYKINVDNQYKEFLKLINKYREFPNLKSEEIGFLDVVEKTFKKYHNGLSKIEYAYKNNIDIKTLDKDVKVHDTESMIALYKLGINLFSEEPTYWFSTITKKINLLKEVDDYLSSKMVSNIHALKDSFYTTFITTLIFTILALIVVLIMASYITRNINVSLETFKNGLSDFFKYTLREKDTITVLEVKSKDEFGQMSEDINEQIERTSQLMEQDKAVVSEIDDVMKKVKSGFFCYTIKSHGATSEVEALRTNINEMLIDTKEKFDLINKLLDGYASGDYQYSINENQLNKMGGDMGSLVTSALLLGSNISQLVAMITNSGTELSNSTNILSEGAQKLSSSSTSQAASLEETAASIEEITSTIRSNNENIIQMASLSDELNKSSSTGKDLASLTSSSMDEINDKVTAINEAITIIDQIAFQTNILSLNAAVEAATAGEAGKGFAVVAQEVRNLASRSADAAKDIKTLVEDASNKSKHGKEISSKMIDGYNELNEKVIQTKNIIDDVSVSSKEQESGMIQINSAINNLDKVTQENAQTASSIDTLSIEAKELSRRLLEITKSAKFEEKTLNQVCDVELIADIAKYKNDHINFKDNNFKKLDTFESWKVVDCHSCNLGKWIDSCESNSRIFVNTSAWNQLKIAHENVHQGVQKYIDANASREDNTKLANLSIGIEAATKEVFNGLDNVLIENCKLTTK; encoded by the coding sequence ATGAATTTTATTAATAATTTAGCTATAAAGAAAAAGTTATTATTACTTGTTTCTTTACCGTTATTAGGATTATTATACTTCTCTTTTTCACAAAATATTACTATTTATAAAGAAATAAGTAAGATTGAGAAAATAGAAGTGGGTATTGAGTTTGCACAAGCTATTTCTTTACTCTTACATGAAACACAAAAAGAAAGAGGTATGACTGCTGGTTTTATTGGTAGTAAGGGTGAAAAGTTTGCAGAATCATTACTTAAGCAAAGAAATTTAACTAATGAAAAAATGGAACTTTTTTTAATTGCAAAAGATAAAATACATAATTCTTCTCACTCTGAACGATTAGCTCAAAAGATTAATATTGTTATTGAAAGAATGCAAAACATTGAAAAAATTAGAAAAAGTGTAGATAATCAAACTATCTCTCTTGTAAATGCAATCTCATATTATACAAATACAAATAAATTACTTCTAGATTCAGTTGTTGTCCTTTCCAAACTAACTGATAATGCTGATATATCACAAAGAATTACTGCTTTTGCATCTTTTTTATTATCAAAAGAAAGAGCAGGAATTGAAAGAGCAATTGGAACTAATACACTAAGTAGAGATTCTTTTGCTCCAGGTATGAGAGAAAAACTTAATAAACTTGTATCTGAACAAGATTCTTATATAGCTACTTTTAAACATTATGCAACTAAAGACGCAATTGATTTTTACACTCAAACTGTTAAGGGAAAAGAAGTTGATGAGGTAAATAGAATTAGACAAGTTTTAGTTTCTTCTGTTGAAAAGCATAAAATAATAGCTTCTATTGGAGAATATGTTGGGTATGGTGGTATTATTCACAACTTTAAAAACTTTGTAATTAGAGGAGATGAAGAATACAAAATTAATGTTGATAATCAATATAAAGAGTTCCTAAAACTAATTAATAAATATAGAGAATTTCCAAATCTAAAGAGTGAAGAAATAGGTTTTTTAGATGTTGTTGAGAAAACTTTTAAAAAATACCATAATGGCTTATCAAAAATTGAGTATGCGTATAAAAATAATATCGATATTAAAACTTTAGATAAAGATGTAAAAGTTCATGATACTGAATCGATGATTGCTTTATATAAATTAGGAATAAATCTATTTAGTGAAGAACCTACATATTGGTTCTCTACAATTACGAAAAAAATTAATCTTTTAAAAGAAGTAGATGATTATTTATCTTCAAAAATGGTAAGTAATATTCATGCATTAAAAGATTCTTTTTATACAACATTTATTACAACTTTAATTTTTACAATTTTAGCATTAATTGTTGTTCTTATTATGGCTTCATACATTACTAGAAATATTAATGTTTCATTAGAAACATTTAAAAATGGATTATCTGACTTCTTTAAATACACACTTAGAGAAAAAGATACAATTACAGTTTTAGAAGTAAAAAGTAAAGATGAATTTGGACAAATGTCTGAAGATATTAATGAACAAATAGAAAGAACTTCACAATTAATGGAACAAGATAAAGCAGTTGTTTCAGAGATTGATGATGTTATGAAAAAAGTAAAAAGTGGATTCTTCTGTTACACTATAAAATCTCATGGAGCTACATCTGAAGTTGAAGCTTTAAGAACAAATATAAATGAAATGCTTATTGATACTAAAGAAAAATTTGATTTAATCAATAAATTATTAGATGGTTATGCAAGTGGAGATTATCAATACTCTATAAATGAAAATCAATTGAATAAAATGGGTGGAGATATGGGATCTTTAGTTACTTCAGCACTTCTTTTAGGATCAAATATTTCTCAATTAGTTGCTATGATAACAAACTCTGGAACAGAATTGTCAAACTCTACAAATATTCTTTCTGAGGGTGCTCAAAAATTATCTTCTTCATCTACAAGCCAAGCAGCATCTTTAGAAGAGACTGCCGCGTCAATTGAAGAAATAACTTCAACTATTAGATCTAATAATGAAAATATTATTCAAATGGCTTCTTTATCTGATGAATTAAACAAGTCTTCAAGTACTGGAAAAGATTTAGCATCATTAACTTCATCATCAATGGATGAAATTAATGATAAAGTAACTGCTATTAATGAAGCAATTACAATTATTGATCAAATAGCATTCCAAACGAATATTCTTTCACTTAATGCAGCTGTAGAAGCAGCAACTGCAGGAGAAGCTGGTAAAGGTTTTGCCGTTGTTGCACAAGAAGTACGAAATCTAGCAAGTAGAAGTGCAGATGCTGCAAAAGATATTAAAACTTTAGTTGAAGATGCAAGTAATAAATCTAAGCATGGTAAAGAGATATCTTCTAAAATGATTGATGGATATAATGAACTTAATGAAAAAGTTATTCAAACAAAAAATATTATAGATGATGTATCTGTTTCAAGTAAAGAACAAGAATCTGGAATGATTCAAATTAATTCTGCTATTAATAATTTAGATAAAGTTACTCAAGAAAATGCACAAACTGCATCATCAATTGATACTTTATCTATTGAAGCAAAAGAGTTATCAAGAAGATTATTAGAAATTACAAAAAGTGCTAAATTTGAAGAAAAGACTTTAAATCAAGTTTGTGATGTTGAACTTATTGCAGATATTGCAAAATATAAAAATGATCATATTAACTTTAAAGATAATAACTTCAAAAAATTAGATACTTTTGAATCTTGGAAAGTTGTTGATTGTCACTCTTGTAACTTAGGAAAATGGATTGATTCTTGTGAAAGTAACTCTAGAATATTTGTAAATACATCAGCATGGAATCAATTAAAAATTGCACATGAAAATGTTCATCAAGGTGTTCAAAAATACATTGATGCAAATGCTAGTAGAGAAGACAATACTAAGTTAGCAAACTTATCAATAGGTATTGAAGCAGCTACTAAAGAAGTATTTAATGGCTTAGATAATGTTCTTATAGAAAATTGTAAGTTAACAACAAAATAG
- a CDS encoding tetratricopeptide repeat protein, whose protein sequence is MKKTIISLLIFSNLVNSTSFDILEEKYKLAKKYSSKKSKNYDIKKAYNILVDNVNKNHAKSQLLIGRFFLIGAAVEKDYEKALYYFKEASKQKEYNANCYIAYMYASGKGVFPNFGRANVFAKSEYARGNKVCKKVWKDYNLGKYPKDKGWNIGDYNKPVK, encoded by the coding sequence ATGAAAAAAACAATCATATCTTTATTAATTTTTTCAAATCTTGTAAATTCTACAAGTTTTGATATCTTAGAAGAAAAGTATAAACTTGCAAAAAAATACTCATCAAAAAAATCAAAAAATTATGATATAAAAAAAGCCTATAATATTTTAGTAGATAATGTAAATAAAAATCATGCAAAATCACAACTTTTAATTGGAAGGTTTTTCTTAATAGGTGCTGCAGTTGAAAAAGACTATGAAAAAGCATTGTATTATTTTAAAGAAGCTTCTAAACAAAAAGAATACAATGCAAACTGTTATATAGCATATATGTATGCAAGTGGCAAAGGAGTTTTTCCAAATTTTGGAAGAGCTAATGTATTTGCAAAAAGTGAATATGCACGTGGAAATAAAGTATGTAAAAAAGTTTGGAAAGATTATAATTTAGGAAAATATCCAAAAGATAAAGGTTGGAATATAGGAGATTATAATAAGCCTGTTAAATAA